The nucleotide sequence TTCTGATAATTTCTTTATTGCTTGGTTATCAATCTATTAACAATGGTTTGCCTTTAAAAGTTTCCTTAATACTTTCGGCAATGCCTGTAGCCTTTAACTCTGTTATTGTTGCAAATATCTATAATTTAAACATAGATATGGTAAACTCATGCTGGCTTTTTACCACATTTGCTGTTTTGTTAGTCTTACCCGCAGTTTTCTATGTAATAAATCTGTTTTAGTAGCACAAAACCCATATTTTAAATAATCATTTTGACAACATACTTTTTCAATGATAATATTCTCTTGGATCTGTTTAAAAAAGTTCTATTTTGTTTAAACTTAAAGGTTTTAAAATGAAAATAAAACTCATTATCTATTCGAATTTAAAAAGATATGTAAAAGGTTATGATGATGATAACGGTATTGTGAAAGAGGTTTCCCATACCTTATCAATCAAACAGTTTTTAGAGGACACAATTAATCATCCCAGGGCATTAGATGCAATCAGTATGGTACTTGTAAATAACAAGGTAGTTCCCTTTAAGAAGCTGGAACAAAATTTACAGGATAACGATATAATCAAAGTATACCCGCCTATGGGTGGAGGTTAAGTAGTCTTAAGAAGGAGAAAAATGGTATTTGGCGAAAATAAAGAAATAAAAAAAATTGATATATTTAAAAAAAAGTATAAACTGATGGCTATTGATATTGACGGCACGTTACTTGACAATGACAGCAAGCTAAGGAAAACAACTCATGACGCACTGCAAAAAATTAAAGATCATGGTATCATATTAACCTTTGCCACTGGTCGCTTTTATCCGGATGCCTCTTATTTTGCCAGGTTACTGGATTTTTCCAGTCCTATGATATTGCTGCATGGCGCACTTATTCAGTCACAGGATGGTAAAATCATCAAAAAACATCAGCTGTCTCCCTTGATAATCCCTGTCCTGGTTGATATAGCAAGAAAAGAAAAGATATCATTTCAATTATTTCATAAAGACTGGCTGGTAATGGAGAATAAGACAAAGTGGAATGATGTTTATTTACGTTATTCTGAGCTTAAATCTCTTATTGTACCTGATGTAAATCATTACCTTAAAAATCAGGATAGCCCTTTATCTTTTATCTATCTGGGAAAAAAGGAAGAAATGGAACGGTTACAGAAAATCATCACAGAAAGGCTTCAGGACTCTATAACTATTGCCTGTGCCCACCCCAATCTACTGGAAGTAGTTGCCCCTGGCATATCCAAAGGAATTGCTCTTAAGGAACTTGCTGCCATGAATAAAATACCTTTATCTCAGACAATTGCAATAGGGGATAATTACAATGATGTAGAGATGCTGAAGATGGCAGGATTGGGAGTAGCAATGGGTAATGCACCACAGGAGGTTAAGGATGCTGCCGATTATATAACTAAAGATAATGAGAATGATGGCATTGCTTATTTTGTTTCTAAATATCTTGCTTTGAATACCGGAAAATAGAATAACGTAAAAAGTCTCTGTCTGAACTTTTTTATTAAAATATTACCATTTTAGACTAAGCAAGTTTGTGGTATGATGAAAAAATAAAATGCTTTGTTACTGATAAAAAATATCTTACAATATTTAATTGTAATATTAAAAAAGGAACAGGATAATATGGAGAAAAATACTGAAAAAGCAATACTGGCAGGAGGGTGCTTCTGGTGCCTGGAGGCTGTTTATAAAAAGGTAAAAGGTGTGGAAGAAGTAATTCCCGGCTATACCGGAGGAAATACAGAAAATCCCACTTATGAACAGGTTTGTTCTGATACTACCGGTCATGCTGAGGTTGTTCAGGTTATATTTAACCCTGCTGTTATTACTTATGCGGAGATATTAAAGATATTCTGGCAAATTCACAATCCGACCACTTTAAACAGACAGGGATATGATATGGGCTCTCAATATCGTTCCGCAATCTTTTATTATAGCCAGGAGCAGCGCCAAACTGCCGAGAAGCTAAAAAAAGATTTACAGGAAGCGGGTATTTGGTCAGAACCTGTTGTAACTGAAATTGTTCCATTAAAAAAGTTTTATCCGGCTGAAGAATATCACAGGAATTATCTGCAAAATCATCCGGAAAATCAATATTGTCAGATGGTGGTAATTCCCAAAGTAGAGAAATTTAAAAAGACATTTCAAGATTATCTTAAAAGAGAGAGTGAAAAAAGATAGTGAGAGGAGAGGGAATATATGAATACAAAAAAGGAAACATTTAATAGTAACAGTGATTTAAGGGCTCCTTTTTTATTTCTTGGATTATCGATAATTATTGCGGCACTGGTTTTCGGATTCTTTTTTTATCAGTCTCGTTCTACCCGCGATTATGTACAGGTTCTTGGGGCAGCGACTGAGCCATTTGAGTCAGATATTGTCAAGTGGAACATTACCTTTGAAGAGAATACAGACCTGGTAAACATGCGCGACGGTTATAGTAATATTCAGGNNNNNNNNNNNNNNNNNNNNNNNNNNNNNNNNNNNNNNNNNNNNNNNNNNNNNNNNNNNNNNNNNNNNNNNNNNNNNNNNNNNNNNNNNNNNNNNNNNNNCGCGATTATGTACAGGTTCTTGGGGCAGCGACTGAGCCATTTGAGTCAGATATTGTCAAGTGGAACATTACCTTTGAAGAGAATACAGACCTGGTAAACATGCGCGACGGTTATAGTAATATTCAGGAAAAAAGAGACAGTCTTCTTAATATCTTAAATGAAAAAGGAATTATAGAAGAGGATATAAATATAAATCCGATTACTACCCAGAAGCGGTGGGATAGAAATGGTGAAGTGGTAGGATATTCCTTAAACCAGTCCCTGTTTATAATTTCTGATAATGTAGAAGAGATAGAGGACCTGGCATTGAATCCCGATGAACTTTTAGATAAAAATATTTTCTTCCAGGTCTCATCTTTAGAATACTTTTACTCAGAGATAGATAATTTGAAAAAAGACTTGCTGGCTCTGGCAACCAAAAATGCCCGGGAAAGGGCAGAAAAGATTTTACAGGAAAGCGGACATCAACCTGGAAAGATGATATGGTCTCAGGCCGGAGTATTCCAGATTATTGAACCATATTCTACTGAAGTTCAAAGTTATGGTATGTATAATACATCATCCCGAAAAAAAGAAATCAAGGTAACTGTACATGCCCAGTTTTTAGTACAGTAATTAATTGTATATATTGAATAAAAATTATTACACTTTTCTTAAAAAAGGAGAAAAAATGACTAAAAAGTTATTCCGGGTAAGCTCTCAACACGACCATCCTGTCAAAGATATGATCAATGCTGCCCTGGAAGACTTAGGCGGAATAAAGCAGATAATTCCATCCGGAAAACGTATTCTAATAAAGCCAAACCTTGTCATTGCTAAAAAGAATGATACCGGTGCCACTACCAATCCGGAGGTTATCGAAGCATTAATTCAGGAAGTACTGAAAACCAGTCCCGCTGAGATAGCTTTAGGTGAAAGCTCCACAGCAGGTGATGACACCATTGAAGCTTTCCATGTTACCGGAATGGACAAAATAGCCCGAAAATACGGGGTTAAAGTTATAGACTTTAAAAAAACCCCGGCCATTGATACAGATATTCCCCTGGGCAAGGAGATTAAAAGCGTAAAAATATACAAACCGGTATTTGAATATGAGTATTTTATCAATGTACCTGTTTTAAAGATTCACGGAGAGACTACAGTCACCATTGGAATGAAAAATTTAAAAGGTTGTATTCACGATAAGGAAAAACATCGCTTCCACAGATTAAATCTCCATCAGTGCATTGTAGATTTAAATACAGTGATTAAACCGGACCTGACTGTTCTGGATGCAACTACCTGTTCCCTGCAGTGGGAATTAGGCGGAGATCCGGTCAGGCTG is from Atribacterota bacterium and encodes:
- a CDS encoding MoaD/ThiS family protein, with protein sequence MKIKLIIYSNLKRYVKGYDDDNGIVKEVSHTLSIKQFLEDTINHPRALDAISMVLVNNKVVPFKKLEQNLQDNDIIKVYPPMGGG
- a CDS encoding HAD family hydrolase; protein product: MVFGENKEIKKIDIFKKKYKLMAIDIDGTLLDNDSKLRKTTHDALQKIKDHGIILTFATGRFYPDASYFARLLDFSSPMILLHGALIQSQDGKIIKKHQLSPLIIPVLVDIARKEKISFQLFHKDWLVMENKTKWNDVYLRYSELKSLIVPDVNHYLKNQDSPLSFIYLGKKEEMERLQKIITERLQDSITIACAHPNLLEVVAPGISKGIALKELAAMNKIPLSQTIAIGDNYNDVEMLKMAGLGVAMGNAPQEVKDAADYITKDNENDGIAYFVSKYLALNTGK
- the msrA gene encoding peptide-methionine (S)-S-oxide reductase MsrA; this encodes MEKNTEKAILAGGCFWCLEAVYKKVKGVEEVIPGYTGGNTENPTYEQVCSDTTGHAEVVQVIFNPAVITYAEILKIFWQIHNPTTLNRQGYDMGSQYRSAIFYYSQEQRQTAEKLKKDLQEAGIWSEPVVTEIVPLKKFYPAEEYHRNYLQNHPENQYCQMVVIPKVEKFKKTFQDYLKRESEKR
- a CDS encoding SIMPL domain-containing protein translates to RDYVQVLGAATEPFESDIVKWNITFEENTDLVNMRDGYSNIQEKRDSLLNILNEKGIIEEDININPITTQKRWDRNGEVVGYSLNQSLFIISDNVEEIEDLALNPDELLDKNIFFQVSSLEYFYSEIDNLKKDLLALATKNARERAEKILQESGHQPGKMIWSQAGVFQIIEPYSTEVQSYGMYNTSSRKKEIKVTVHAQFLVQ
- a CDS encoding DUF362 domain-containing protein encodes the protein MTKKLFRVSSQHDHPVKDMINAALEDLGGIKQIIPSGKRILIKPNLVIAKKNDTGATTNPEVIEALIQEVLKTSPAEIALGESSTAGDDTIEAFHVTGMDKIARKYGVKVIDFKKTPAIDTDIPLGKEIKSVKIYKPVFEYEYFINVPVLKIHGETTVTIGMKNLKGCIHDKEKHRFHRLNLHQCIVDLNTVIKPDLTVLDATTCSLQWELGGDPVRLDTVMIGKNVLAVDMVAASLLGYGIKDIQHIRIAGQSAIGPENIEEIEVINPPDAQTKNIVIQASQKKVPDLSLQDLVIIEKGTCSSCKGALAAAMRRLSREGYSPECVVAMGQLLTDEKDRLQQAKDKGLPIVGIGQCGCSVVEDNSVKNIRGCPAKAEQIYGILKNLKTI